The nucleotide window GGAATGGAGGATTCAGATATTACTTATtgaactttcttttttcagatGAATTAAATGATCTAGTCATTAAACTGACCCAGCAGTATAGGCAGGGACTTTAACATCCCCTTTTTGTCAATTATAATCGAAAAGTACTCGTTCATCATATCGGCCTTTTCCAGCAATAATTCTTTCACGCTATTCGCCAATTCCTCTTTCTCGCCGTCTTCTTCTGTCCACCCGGCTTCCTCGGTTTCGAGTCCTAGCATAGCGAGGTCGGACAGTGAGACGGGCTCCTGCAAAATTTAGGATTAcacgatttttcaaagttattcaTTCACTCagtcatttttttaaaaaattctatcacTTGCGTAGTACTTACCGAGAATTGCATAACACCGTAATTCTCAAAGTCGTACAGCATTATTTCGTAGAAAAGTTCTTCCCTTGAATAGAATTTAGTagataagaaatattttcacagagTTCATAGTaagggaaaattttaataatttgtaacCTCACGAAGAggatcaaacatttttttagtcCAATACCtgggtttgaacaaaaaaactgAAACTTGTGTTGTTTAGTGGTTTTATCTGCCACCATACTTTGGGATACACTCGGAAAAGAATTAATGTTACTTTACCTAACGAAGACGCAAATGTTTCGATGATTAAAAGATCTGTGAGAATTACCTGTCCTTTTCTTATAAAAGAAGGTTTTCCGAATAATAAATCTAACATTTTGACTTTGTTTTCGTTCCTATTCCACTTTTGACTAGTTCTTTATACTGATTTTGCCTTGAATTGCATCAGGTTATAATCTAAcgagataaaagaaaatatttggcGTCACGCACGGAATTACAAGTTGTCCACGTTTACGATTAGTGATTAtagactaacaataagatgaGTCCTTATCATTTACTTCGTGAAACATAtatagaatataaatttatagcTCCTTAAGATCTCACAGTTTTGGGATGAAAACCCTGATTTACAGAGTCACATTGCTCAACAATAGGAActcgtaaaattttcaattatacttACAATAACTTCGGGGTGTTGCATATGTACAGATTGAGTCCGCTCTGTATGAGGGCAAAAGTTTCGTCAACGCAGCCAACAAAAATCATATTCGACAATATGTCCCTCAGCCCTTCGTGGTAGTTGTCTTCGACATTTTTCCGAAGTTTCAACACGCTCGTGAGCTTCACCTCTCGCCTTGTCGCATTTACCGAGTAAGATTTGAACTCTGGTTTCTTCGGCTTGCTGCCGGACTTTGTTTCAGCCGTCGCATTTTCACTCGGCGACGTGATTTGCGAATCAGTCTTCTTCGTTTTGGAACCGTCATGTCGATCAGCTAAATCCTGGCTACTTCCTGGCTCGACGATTGTCTTTACGTAATCTATGTTATCCCGATTACCCAGGTACTGAAAAACCCTCTTAAGTGCCTCATCGGTGGTAGAATCGCCGCCACTGACGGCTTTTTCAACCTCGTCATTTTCGATCTCCGAGACGTCCTGAGCTTTTGTGTTACCGTCGAGGGGCGCGTAACTGGTTGAAGGTTTAGCAAGATTTTCAACTTGCGTAGAGGTTTGATGCGGTAAGCAATCCTCTAACAAACTGTCGAAAAAACTCGATTCGTTGGGGGCCTTTTCCGCAGCATATTTCGTCGGATTTAATCGCTTCGGTTGTCCGTCTTCCTTATTTTCCGTAACAATCGTGCTTTTTACCTCCTTGGATTCATTGAGCGATTGGTTGGCGCTGGATGTGTTGACTGTGAAATTGAACTTCTCCAGTTTTTGATCGGAGGAATCTGTTCTGATCATTTGGTAAGCGTGGACTGGCTTTTCTTTGTTCCCGGCATTGCTGTACTCTGGAATTACTTCTTCCAGCGCTTGTTTCGTAATGTCGACTTGAGGCAATCTCGCTTGGGCGTAAAAAGTTCGCGATGCGTTGTTTCCGAGCAGTTGTGCGTCCACGGCGTCTTTCACCTTTCCTATTATAGCCTCTTCATGGAGAAAACGAACCTCGTGCTTCGTCGGATGCACGTTCACGTCGATATTAGCCGGATTTATCTCAAGAGATATGTAGCACCAGGGGTGTGCCTTTCTCGGCAAATAAACCGAGTAGAGATCctccaacattttttttattgctataAAATGGTTCAATACTTTTGCAAtggttttttatttccggAGAAACGATACAAAATTCCTGATGTTGATAAATTTATCCCAGGCATATCGATTAAACGTtcagttaaataaaaataaaaaaaagaaaacaacgaaTCCTGAGTCACAGTAACAATAGTTTCATTtacggatgaaaaaattgactgGGAATATGGATTCACGATTTAGGCGTTTTCAATTCCATGACCGACTTTCCACAACTGCATATTGATTATGGAATGTCAATGTGACAGTGGGATCAAATCATATGGATGTAATTGAGTTAGGTAGCATAATAATCTTACGGGTAGATTCGACGAGCCTGTTGTTGATGAACAACAGAAGTGTAAAGTTTTTGTTTGAGTAATTCGCGTTCGTTACTAGACCGCATAGTTTGAATTTGTACGTATCGTCGGTGTGCTCGATCTCCAGCAACTCCCTCGCCACAGCAACACCGAATATCGTTTGAATATTGGCAACCTTTGTAGAATTGTGCTGAGTTCGTACCTAAATTAAATATCGATTAGCCAACGCGCAGAGCAAATTGATGAGCTAGATAGTATAGGGCCGCCTATATAATCCGTATTGAACAAGATTTTATACAGATTAACCTCTGATGACTTAATTAAGTTGTTTGCTCACCTGAGGAACGATGTCCCCATGTTTTCTCAGAACAAAACCAACGTTAGAATTATGAATTGCATATTTATTCACAACTTCTGTTATCCTGGAAAGCTCCTCGGCTGGACTTTTCAATGCTCTCCGTCTAGTAGGGACGTTGTAAAACAGATTTTCGATCAATATTGTCGTACCTTGACTACCAGCGCAAGGTTTTGGAGGTGCTTTCAATTTACTGTCTATGTACGAGGCCCTGAAAAACGTACCGTGCGTCAGAAGAGAGATTACGTTTAGTCAGGTTTATTTGAGAATAAATTCCACCGTATCAAATATCTTTCTATTATCTATTACTTTGATGAGGGTACACTTGCAGAGAATTGTGTTTCAGGATGAAACAAGACGTGGGGAAATGGGAAATGATTAGTTAAACTGAACTAAAAAGTGCTTGTGTAAAATCAAGTTCCCGccactaaaaaaattatcttatcAACGGTGTTTGT belongs to Neodiprion lecontei isolate iyNeoLeco1 chromosome 5, iyNeoLeco1.1, whole genome shotgun sequence and includes:
- the LOC107222947 gene encoding DNA mismatch repair protein Mlh1 isoform X2, whose amino-acid sequence is MSRPAKIRKLDETVVNRIAAGEVIQRPANALKELIENSLDAKASSIQVTVKEGGLKILQIQDNGTGIRKEDMDIVCERFTTSKLQQFEDLKSIATFGFRGEALASISHVAQLTITTKVADDPCAYKASYIDSKLKAPPKPCAGSQGTTILIENLFYNVPTRRRALKSPAEELSRITEVVNKYAIHNSNVGFVLRKHGDIVPQVRTQHNSTKVANIQTIFGVAVARELLEIEHTDDTYKFKLCGLVTNANYSNKNFTLLLFINNRLVESTPIKKMLEDLYSVYLPRKAHPWCYISLEINPANIDVNVHPTKHEVRFLHEEAIIGKVKDAVDAQLLGNNASRTFYAQARLPQVDITKQALEEVIPEYSNAGNKEKPVHAYQMIRTDSSDQKLEKFNFTVNTSSANQSLNESKEVKSTIVTENKEDGQPKRLNPTKYAAEKAPNESSFFDSLLEDCLPHQTSTQVENLAKPSTSYAPLDGNTKAQDVSEIENDEVEKAVSGGDSTTDEALKRVFQYLGNRDNIDYVKTIVEPGSSQDLADRHDGSKTKKTDSQITSPSENATAETKSGSKPKKPEFKSYSVNATRREVKLTSVLKLRKNVEDNYHEGLRDILSNMIFVGCVDETFALIQSGLNLYICNTPKLLEELFYEIMLYDFENYGVMQFSEPVSLSDLAMLGLETEEAGWTEEDGEKEELANSVKELLLEKADMMNEYFSIIIDKKGMLKSLPILLDKYFPSKAGMPLYVLRLATEVDWTAEQSCFDGICRETAKYFSYILNIRQVKSIHFTVCAIRSVWNDFCMLRCPHAMR
- the LOC107222947 gene encoding DNA mismatch repair protein Mlh1 isoform X1; the encoded protein is MSRPAKIRKLDETVVNRIAAGEVIQRPANALKELIENSLDAKASSIQVTVKEGGLKILQIQDNGTGIRKEDMDIVCERFTTSKLQQFEDLKSIATFGFRGEALASISHVAQLTITTKVADDPCAYKASYIDSKLKAPPKPCAGSQGTTILIENLFYNVPTRRRALKSPAEELSRITEVVNKYAIHNSNVGFVLRKHGDIVPQVRTQHNSTKVANIQTIFGVAVARELLEIEHTDDTYKFKLCGLVTNANYSNKNFTLLLFINNRLVESTPIKKMLEDLYSVYLPRKAHPWCYISLEINPANIDVNVHPTKHEVRFLHEEAIIGKVKDAVDAQLLGNNASRTFYAQARLPQVDITKQALEEVIPEYSNAGNKEKPVHAYQMIRTDSSDQKLEKFNFTVNTSSANQSLNESKEVKSTIVTENKEDGQPKRLNPTKYAAEKAPNESSFFDSLLEDCLPHQTSTQVENLAKPSTSYAPLDGNTKAQDVSEIENDEVEKAVSGGDSTTDEALKRVFQYLGNRDNIDYVKTIVEPGSSQDLADRHDGSKTKKTDSQITSPSENATAETKSGSKPKKPEFKSYSVNATRREVKLTSVLKLRKNVEDNYHEGLRDILSNMIFVGCVDETFALIQSGLNLYICNTPKLLEELFYEIMLYDFENYGVMQFSEPVSLSDLAMLGLETEEAGWTEEDGEKEELANSVKELLLEKADMMNEYFSIIIDKKGMLKSLPILLDKYFPSKAGMPLYVLRLATEVDWTAEQSCFDGICRETAKYFSYVSRNDENPEWQNVTEHILYPAIKNSLLPPKHFAHDSTILQIARLPDLYRVFERC